From the Chryseobacterium sp. G0201 genome, the window ATCACCAACGAAGGCGGATTTACAACTCCGACAGCAGAGGTTTCTTTTGTTACCAATGACCTTTCTGCATTAGCTAACAAAATTTATTCAGGAAAAAATAATGAGGTTTTAGGGAATGTTTTACAGACAATAGGTTTTGACGGAAACAATGCTTATCTGGTTTCAAATGTACCTAATAAAATTGATATCGTTAACAGATATACCTTTAAAAAACAGGCTACTGTAACGACTAATCTTCAAAATCCGAGATATATTGCGTTTTCCGGAAATCAGTATTACGTAACCAACAATAACTTTTTTGACGTAATGAAACTGAATGTTTACAACAAAGACAATTCTTTTGTAAAAAGTATCAGTTTCGCAAGATCTGCAGAAAAAGTAGTTGAAGCCAACGGAAATATTGTAGTGCAAACCGACGGTGTTACTTACGAATCTACTCCTCCTTACAGCGAATTGCCAACGGGATATACAATTACGATTGTAAAAGCTTCAACAAACGTTGTTGACAAAACCGTAACACTTCCAAGCAACGGAATAATCAGAGATCTTATCTCTTACAACGGAGATGCTTATGTGTTGGCTTCTGACAATACGAATTCTTACATTTATAAGATTAATTCAACTACAGGAGCATATACAACGACAACGTTGACGGCAATTCCTCAAGCTCAGAAATTAAGAATTGATGCGAATAAGTTTTACTTTTTCAATTCCAGCAACAAAATATATTCTATGACTGTAGGTTCTACAACTGTTCCTACTACTCCTATTGTGACTACAACAGGAAATTTATACGGATTTAATGTAATTGACGGTAAAATCTTCGCTTCTGATGCAAGTTTCACTGCAGACAGTAAAGTGAATGTTTATAATGCAACTAATGGTTCTTTATTAAAAACTTTCACTACAGGAATCGGAACGAACGGTTTCTATAAAAACTAAAATTTGCGCTTCGGCGTTTATTATAAATTTTTATTTTTTTTCATCATTTGTGTTTTATATCCGGGCATCTCTTCGAAAAGGTGCCCGGATTTTTATTTTGTCTTATTTAGAATAAACTTCAAACAAGCTATTTCTAAAGTCCCAATAAACCACCATGTTGGAAACCTAAAATAAGTATAAAGAAGTGTAAAATTATCTACAATTTCAAGATCTTTAGTAGCATTTTCAATTTCAAAATTCATAGATAAAATGGGAAGTAAAAAACCGAATAATAAAAATGCAACCAGATAAATGATCCAGTTGCATTTTTTTATTATTCTATATTTCCAGACTCCGAAATTAAATATTAGCATTAAAGCTAAAACATAAAAATCAAACGTTCCTAAAAGCATATCATTACATTTTCAAACCTAATTTCTCAGCTTCTACGATCACAAATTTTGTGGCTTCTTCTTTATCATTAAGAATTTCGCCTTCCAAAATGGCTTCTTTTACTTTTTCCTTTAAAATTCCAATCTCACGTCCGGGTTTAAGATTAAACATTTCCATAATCTCCTCTCCTGAAATGGGTGGCTGGAAATTTCTAACGTGATCTTTTTCTTCAACCTCTTTTATTTTAACAGCAACGTATTCAAAATTCTTTTTAAATCGCTCTTGCTTTTTAGAGTTTTTCGTGGTTATATCAGCCTTACAAAGCGTAAAAAGATCTTCCATATTTTCGCCGGCATCGAAAAGTAATCTTCTCAACGCCGAATCTGATGCATCGTCCGTGATCAAAGCGATTGGACGAGATGAAAGTTTTACCATTTTCTGAACATACTTCATGTCCGGACCCAACGGTAATTTCAACTTTTGAAACATCGCTTTTACCATTTTTGATCCTAAAAACTCATGTCCATGGAAAGTCCAGCCCGTTCCTTCAACGAATTTTTTTGTCGGAGCTTTTCCTATATCGTGGAGCAATGCAGACCAACGCAGCCAAAGATTATTAGTGTTCAAAGAAATGTTATCTACCACTTCTAATGTGTGGTAAAAATTATCCTTGTGAGTTTGACCTTCTACCTCTTCTATTCCTTTTAGTTCAATTAATTCAGGGATAATTAATTTCATCAATCCTGTTTCTTCCATCAATCTCAATCCGATCGATGGTTTTTCAGAAAGCATGATTTTATTAAATTCAACCATAATTCTTTCCATGGAAACAATTTTAATTCGCTCCGCTTCCTGTTTTATGGCTTCTAAAGAGTTTTCTTCAATTTTGAAATTCAATGTTGATGCAAAACGTATCGCTCTCATCATCCTTAACGGATCGTCAGAATAGGTTTGAGCAGGCTCTAGTGGCGTTCTTAAAATTTCTTTCCCCAAATCATCGACACCATTGAAAGGATCGATCAATTCACCAAAATTATCTTTATTCAAAGAGATCGCCATTGCATTAATGGTAAAATCTCTTCTTTTCTGATCGTCTTCTAATGTACCACCTTCTACTTCCGGTTTACGGCTGTTTTCGGTGTAGCTTTCTTTTCTGGCGCCTACAAATTCAAGTTCTAGGTCTTTGTATCTGACCATCGCTGTTCCGTAAGTTTTGAAAACAGAAACCTTCATTTTAGGATCTATTTCTTTGCCTACACTTTCAGCAAGTTCAATACCGCTCTGTTCGGTAACAAAATCAATATCCGTTGAAGCTTTTCTCTTCATCAAAAGGTCCCGAACATATCCGCCGACAATATATACCGACTGATTATTTTTGTCCGCGACTTCAGAGATTATTTTGAAAAGCTTTAAGTTTTTATTTTGATTAAGATTAATGAACATTTTTTTAGATGCTTAAATATTTAAAGTTTAGATATTAGATGTACAGTCAGAATTCAAATTATAGCTGAATTACCGACCATTATCTAATGTAAAACCACTAAGAAATTAAGTTTATCAAGCCGCTGACTTCATATTCTTAATGCCTTAATGGTTGAATGATCTTGCAAAGATAATTAAAATCTTTTCTTTTACTCGCGAAGAACTTTTATTCTGTTATCGCTCCAGATTTTTATTACAGATGAACCTGAATATTTTGACACTTTTTCTCTGTCTTCTTCAACTGCATAATCTACCAGATCAATAATTTCTTTCGAAATATCCGAGAATTTCAACGGACTTTTATCTCCACTGAAATTCGCTGACGTTGACACTAAAGGTCTGTTTAATTTTGTAATTAATTTTTTACAGAAATCATTTTTCACCAAACGGATTCCGATGCTTCCGTCTTCTGCCAATAATTCTTTAGGTAAACCTTTTGGATTCTCGTAAACCAGGGTTACAGGTTTTTCACTTAAATCCATGATTTCCCAAGCCATCTCCGGAACGTCAACCAAATCCTGTAATCTCTTTTCAGTTTCCACCAAAATGATCATCGATTTGTTTTTTTCACGTTTCTTGATGTCAAAAATTTTGTTGATTGCCTCTATGTTTGTCGCGTCACAGCCAATTCCCCAGATTGTGTCTGTTGGGTAAAGGATGGTTCCGCCGGATTTTAATATGTTGATGATGTTTTCCATTGTTTAATCTAAAATTTTTAAGTTTTGGCTAAAGCCATACTGAAAATTTAATATTGATAAACGGGTTAAAACCCGTTCCTATTGATTTTATTCGACCGCAAATTTACAAATCTTTAGACATAAAATTATAAATTAAAATGCTCTATTCAATAGGAATGGGCTTTAGCCCATTCAACTAAAAGATAAAATCATTCGGCTTTAGCCAAAACTTAAATTACAAATTTATATTTCCATAAATTCTTGATATTCTTCTGCAAATGTTTTCTTACTGTGATGCCTCTCCTGATTTTTAATATAATTCCTCACTGAATCAATCATCGATTCTGAAACTGATACCGCAAAATATTCATCCTGCCAAGAAAACTTTTCTTTTGTCAATTGATTTTTATTAATCCAATTTGAAGATTCTCCTTTTATGAGTTGCACAACTTTTTCTATATTTTGGTTCGAACCCAAAGAGATTAAACAATGACAATGATCAAAATACCCATTAATCATATCTAAATAAATACCTTTTTCTGAAGCATTTTCTTTAATATGTTTCCATACTTTTACTCTTAACTCTGATTTATCTAAATAAGGAATTCTATTCCTTGTTGAAAAGACAAGGTGTACATACATTTTAATAAAAGGGATTTGTGTTGTTTTGTCCAAAAATAAGAATTCATTTTAAATTTTGGCTAAAGCCAATTGATTTTCTGTCATAAAAAAACGGGCTAAAGCCCGTTCCTATTAATATGTTTAAAATATTTTGCAAAATTATAATCTCGGCAAATACCTTTCCTCAATAATATTCAAATGGTGAATATTATGGCCGACAATTAATTTCCCGATAGTTTCTACAGAAATTTCATTTCCGTTGGCTGTTCCGATATTATGTAAAACTGATGAATTTAATGTTTCCAATAAAATCTGAGAAGATTTTCTGATCAGTTTATATTCTTCCAACAAAGATTCTAAAGTTCTTTCGTTAGCAAAAGAATTAGCAGCATATAATTCTTCATCAAAGCCGGGTAATTCATTTTTATCACCTCTTGCAAACGCTAAAATTCGATATTGAAAAATTCTTTCGGTGTCCGATAAATGTAACAGCAATTCCTTCAAAGTCCATTTTCCTTCATCGTAAGCAAAATGAGATTGTTCTTCTGAAAGTTTTGAATAAATAGCTATTGTTTTTTCTCCAGAAATTTTCAATTCTCCCAACCAATCTGCGGAAGGAATGTTATCTAAATATCTCTGAACGTATTTTTGAAAATCAGTCATGTTAATATGGGTAATAAAATATAGTTGATAAATGATAAGCGATAATTGATGACAATCGCGCTTTAATCATTTATAATTTATCAATGATCGTTTATAAATTGTTTGTCCATTCGTAGAAGTTAACAGAATCATACAATTCGAAACCGCAAGCCGGATATAATTGATTTCCGACATCGTTGGATTTTCCTGTTTCCAGCAAAACTCCGCACGCATCGGTGGATTTCGCCAATTGTTTAGCTTCTTCAATTAATTCTTTTGAAAAGCCTTTTCCGCGGTGATTTTCGTTGACATATAAATCATTCAACAGCCAATAAGGCTTCATTCTTGTGGAAGAAAATATTGGATATAATTGAACAAAACCAACTAAATTTCCATTTTCCTCGGCAACAAAAATTTCGGAATCTTTATTTTCGATTCTTTCTTTCAGGAAATTTTCAGCGGCAGGAATATCAGACTCTTTATGGTAAAAAACTCTGTATTGATCAAACAATTCAGCCAATTGAGTCAAATCCTGAATGGTAGATTTTCTTGTATTTTTCATCTTAACTATAAATGATGGTCGAAACTTAAAACTCTTTTCATTTTCCAGTCTTTACCTTCCAAAATCCATAAAATGGTGAATTTTGCACGGCTTCCTTTATTCCATTTTCCTTGATAGAGTTCGGCAAAATCATGTTCGCCTTCTTCAATAAAGGCATACAAAACATTATCCTTATACAAAGGGTAAACCTTCATGCTATTGGGAACCAATTCACGTCTTACTTTATTTGGTCCACCACAAATGTTATTTTTTATTGAGGCAGTGAAGGCTTTTTCGCCAGAAGTAATTCCGCCTTTATCGTGGTAAAATTCTAAATCATCACTCACGATAGAAGGATAATGAGAAAGATCACATTTGTTAAATCCGATATCGAATATCAAACTGTCTAATTTCTTCGCCGTTTTGTATAATTCATCGGTATTTTTCACCTGAGAATATGCAACTTGACTTAAAATGAACAGCACTAAAATCTGAATCTTTCTCATTATTTTTTATTTTTAATTAATTTTATTTTTCACACTTTGTGATTATCTTCCAAATGTTTAAATAATCGACTGCAACCCTAGCCCCGATTGAAACGACATCCTTTTGTGTAGCGCAGCGTAACAAAAGATATAGTGGAAAGCGGGAAACAGCTTCTTAAGAAAAAAATTAAATTAAGAAAAGGCTTTTTCTAAATCTGCAATAAGATCTTCTGCATCTTCAATTCCAACGCTTAAACGAACTAGATCATCGGTAATCCCAAGTTCAGCGCGTTTTTCAGCAGGAATAGAAGCGTGAGTCATCAACGCAGGGTGATTCGCCAAAGATTCTACTCCACCAAGAGATTCCGCCAACGTGAAAACTCTTACTTTCTCTAAAAACTTAACAGCATCTTCTTTTTTACCTGACTTGAAAGTGAAAGAAACCATTCCTCCGAAATCTTTCATTTGAGCTTTTGCCAATTCATATTGTGGATGAGATTCTAATCCCGGATAAATTACTTTATCTACTGCAGGGTGAGATTCAAGATATTTCGCCACTGCCATTCCGTTTTCTGAATGTCTTTGAACTCTTAATGCCAATGTTTTAATTCCTCTCAACACCAAATAAGAATCGTGTGGTCCTAAAATTCCACCGCTTGCAAATTGGATGAAGTGAAGTTGATCTCCTAACTCAGCATCTTTTGCAACCAACGCTCCGGCAATAACGTCAGAGTGACCTCCTAAATATTTTGTAGCAGAATGCATTACGATATCAGCTCCCAAATCAATTGGTCTCTGTAAATAAGGTGTCGCGAAAGTATTATCAACAGCAACCAGAATGTTTTTTCCTTTTGCAATTTCTACAACAGCTTTGATATCAACCAATTTCATCAATGGATTGGTTGGTGTTTCAATCCAAATCAGTTTTGTTTTATCTGTAATAACATCGGCGATTTTTGAAGCATCATCAAAATTAACGAAGGTAAATTTCAACTGATATTTTTCAAAAAGTCTCGTGAACATTCTGTAGGTTCCACCATACAAATCATCTACTGCAACAACCTCATCACCCGGGTTTAATAATTTTAAAACACAGTCGATTGCCGCTAAACCAGAACCAAAAGCAAGACCTCTTGCTCCGTTCTCGATGCTTGCCAAAGAGTCTTCCAACGCCTGTCTTGTAGGGTTTGCCGCTCTTGAATATTCATAACCTGAATGTACTCCAGGGCTTTTTTGTGCGAATGTAGATGTTAAAAATACAGGAACATTCACAGAACCTGTTGCAGATTCGTGATGTTGTCCTCCGTGAATAACTTTTGTATTAAAATTCATAATATTTTGCTTTTAGCTTATTGCTTTTGGCCTTTAGCTTTACAACTAACCTGCCAAAACTTTATTATTATCTGCTTTGTACTTTTAGCAAAAAAGCCAATTGCCAGTTGCTAAAAGCCAGAAGCATTCTTACATTTTTATAGCAGATTTTACCGCAAATTGTTCTGCAATCTGCTCGATCCATTGTGCTACATCTTCCTCTCCTGTTGCTCTTTGGTAAGTACTTCCAAGAGAAAGTAAAATTTGGTGCATAAACATTTTCATTTGATCAACAGGCATTTCTTTTGTCCAAAGATCAATTCTTAACGCTTCCATCTTTTTATCATCCCAAACGGAAATCATCGTTGCTTTAGTTTCTTCTTTTTCAATTCCTCCATCCTGCGCATTCCAAGTAATAAGTTCAGGAATGTGGTTTTCATCTAATTCAACGTCTATCGTAATTTGAGTCTTTCTCATAACTTTCTATATATTTCTAATAATTTTATTTTTTTGCTGGTAAATAACTTTCCCGCCAACTTCTAACTTCTAACTTCTAACTTCTAACTTCTAACTTCTAACTCCCCGCCTCTTACTTCAATTTCGGTTTATATCCTGATTGATTAAAAATCGTTGTAGCATCCATTTTCAGGAAATCTACCAACTTGGTATCAGGTTTTTCTTTAAAATAGGTTCTGCAAACCTGCCATCCTGCGAAAATTCCGACTTGTGGTGAAGATTCATTGTCTATTTCTGTGTAAAATTTAGAGAATGGTCCGGGAGCAATAAAACGCTCTACCAACCTATGATCATCTCCAAAAATCAGATTATTTTCAACAAAATAGTTCCAGATGTTGGCTTCATTTGCAACCGTCCAGTCATATTGTTTTTGCGTGTAGTTCATTTTCAGATAATCCGGGAAATTCGGTAAAAATGCATCCTGAACAATCATTATTTTTCCGTTAAGAATAATCTGATCAATAAATTTTTGGTGATCAGGCGATTCTTTAACCACATTTTCAGCAAATATCTGTGAAACTTTCGGTACAATATTCTGAGGGTTCATTGATTTCTGGAAATACAGTTCTAACCCTTTGTAGTTTGGATTTCCATCTCCCATAAAACCTGTAACATCTATGAACAGAAGATTCCCTTTCTCATCATAAAATATCGGATCCTGAATCATCTGTAAAGCCGATGAAAACAAAAATACTTTTGGGCTCTTGAATTGAGGAAAGTAATATTTAATATGAGAAAACAGATCCTGAAGTTCTTTTTGAAGCTTATTCTGGTCTATTTTACCGATCGCTTCTTTATACAATTTTACTTCTCCGGCATCGGTTCTTCTTTTTCCGAAGTCGGCATCAGAAACCGTCCCCTGAAACCAAGGAAATTGAGTTTTAAACTGATCTAAACTTACATTCGGATCATAAAATTGTTTCGAAATATCCGTAATTTCAACTTTTTCGGCAGGGTTTTTGACTTCCACATTCCATTGGTTCTGAGTATCTTTCTTACAAGAATTCAGACTCAAAACTAAGAGTGAAGAAAGCGCAATAGTTCTAAAAATCTTCATTATTTTTACATGGAATTTAAGTTTACAAAAATACGGATTTAAACACAACCAAATGATGAAAAATAAAATATTTATAACAGCAGTTTTAAGCTTAACATCAACCGTTTTATTTAGTCAAAACCTCACTTTTAAGGATAAAAACCTTGAAAAAGCAGTCGTAGAAAATTTTGACATTAATAAAGACAAGGGTATCAGTAAATTTGAAGCTGAAGCAATCACCAACTTATTTTTAGTGAATAAAGGCATCACTTCAACCGATGATCTTGTCTATTTCAAAAATGCAACGATGGTTGTTTTGGATGACAATTCGATTGCAAATGGGGCAATAAAGAACCTCAGCAAATTAGAATTATTTTCTTGCACAGGCTGTAAAATCTCTAAATTTGAGGCTGATAATGTGCAAAACTTAACTTCATTATATCTTGACAATAATTCTATTGAAAATATTATGTTCAGAGTAGCACCAAGAATTAATCAGCTAACATTATCTTTAAATAAATTAAAAACGATAGACTTAAGTTCATTGAAAAATTTAAGAAAATTAAACCTTGAACATAATCAGCTTCAAAAATTGGATATTTCTTTAAATAAAGACATGCAAACCGTAAATTTAGGAGGAAATAAAATGAAAGAAACAGATGTAAAAAAAGGTTTGAAAACCGATGTTACTATTTTCTTGGATGAACAAAAAGAACAATAAACCAAATTTTAATTCA encodes:
- a CDS encoding DinB family protein, whose product is MTDFQKYVQRYLDNIPSADWLGELKISGEKTIAIYSKLSEEQSHFAYDEGKWTLKELLLHLSDTERIFQYRILAFARGDKNELPGFDEELYAANSFANERTLESLLEEYKLIRKSSQILLETLNSSVLHNIGTANGNEISVETIGKLIVGHNIHHLNIIEERYLPRL
- a CDS encoding GNAT family N-acetyltransferase, which gives rise to MKNTRKSTIQDLTQLAELFDQYRVFYHKESDIPAAENFLKERIENKDSEIFVAEENGNLVGFVQLYPIFSSTRMKPYWLLNDLYVNENHRGKGFSKELIEEAKQLAKSTDACGVLLETGKSNDVGNQLYPACGFELYDSVNFYEWTNNL
- a CDS encoding cystathionine gamma-synthase, giving the protein MNFNTKVIHGGQHHESATGSVNVPVFLTSTFAQKSPGVHSGYEYSRAANPTRQALEDSLASIENGARGLAFGSGLAAIDCVLKLLNPGDEVVAVDDLYGGTYRMFTRLFEKYQLKFTFVNFDDASKIADVITDKTKLIWIETPTNPLMKLVDIKAVVEIAKGKNILVAVDNTFATPYLQRPIDLGADIVMHSATKYLGGHSDVIAGALVAKDAELGDQLHFIQFASGGILGPHDSYLVLRGIKTLALRVQRHSENGMAVAKYLESHPAVDKVIYPGLESHPQYELAKAQMKDFGGMVSFTFKSGKKEDAVKFLEKVRVFTLAESLGGVESLANHPALMTHASIPAEKRAELGITDDLVRLSVGIEDAEDLIADLEKAFS
- the tnpA gene encoding IS200/IS605 family transposase, which gives rise to MDKTTQIPFIKMYVHLVFSTRNRIPYLDKSELRVKVWKHIKENASEKGIYLDMINGYFDHCHCLISLGSNQNIEKVVQLIKGESSNWINKNQLTKEKFSWQDEYFAVSVSESMIDSVRNYIKNQERHHSKKTFAEEYQEFMEI
- a CDS encoding CCA tRNA nucleotidyltransferase — its product is MFINLNQNKNLKLFKIISEVADKNNQSVYIVGGYVRDLLMKRKASTDIDFVTEQSGIELAESVGKEIDPKMKVSVFKTYGTAMVRYKDLELEFVGARKESYTENSRKPEVEGGTLEDDQKRRDFTINAMAISLNKDNFGELIDPFNGVDDLGKEILRTPLEPAQTYSDDPLRMMRAIRFASTLNFKIEENSLEAIKQEAERIKIVSMERIMVEFNKIMLSEKPSIGLRLMEETGLMKLIIPELIELKGIEEVEGQTHKDNFYHTLEVVDNISLNTNNLWLRWSALLHDIGKAPTKKFVEGTGWTFHGHEFLGSKMVKAMFQKLKLPLGPDMKYVQKMVKLSSRPIALITDDASDSALRRLLFDAGENMEDLFTLCKADITTKNSKKQERFKKNFEYVAVKIKEVEEKDHVRNFQPPISGEEIMEMFNLKPGREIGILKEKVKEAILEGEILNDKEEATKFVIVEAEKLGLKM
- the gldC gene encoding gliding motility protein GldC; amino-acid sequence: MRKTQITIDVELDENHIPELITWNAQDGGIEKEETKATMISVWDDKKMEALRIDLWTKEMPVDQMKMFMHQILLSLGSTYQRATGEEDVAQWIEQIAEQFAVKSAIKM
- a CDS encoding DUF4440 domain-containing protein, coding for MRKIQILVLFILSQVAYSQVKNTDELYKTAKKLDSLIFDIGFNKCDLSHYPSIVSDDLEFYHDKGGITSGEKAFTASIKNNICGGPNKVRRELVPNSMKVYPLYKDNVLYAFIEEGEHDFAELYQGKWNKGSRAKFTILWILEGKDWKMKRVLSFDHHL
- a CDS encoding leucine-rich repeat domain-containing protein, with product MMKNKIFITAVLSLTSTVLFSQNLTFKDKNLEKAVVENFDINKDKGISKFEAEAITNLFLVNKGITSTDDLVYFKNATMVVLDDNSIANGAIKNLSKLELFSCTGCKISKFEADNVQNLTSLYLDNNSIENIMFRVAPRINQLTLSLNKLKTIDLSSLKNLRKLNLEHNQLQKLDISLNKDMQTVNLGGNKMKETDVKKGLKTDVTIFLDEQKEQ
- a CDS encoding gliding motility protein GldB encodes the protein MKIFRTIALSSLLVLSLNSCKKDTQNQWNVEVKNPAEKVEITDISKQFYDPNVSLDQFKTQFPWFQGTVSDADFGKRRTDAGEVKLYKEAIGKIDQNKLQKELQDLFSHIKYYFPQFKSPKVFLFSSALQMIQDPIFYDEKGNLLFIDVTGFMGDGNPNYKGLELYFQKSMNPQNIVPKVSQIFAENVVKESPDHQKFIDQIILNGKIMIVQDAFLPNFPDYLKMNYTQKQYDWTVANEANIWNYFVENNLIFGDDHRLVERFIAPGPFSKFYTEIDNESSPQVGIFAGWQVCRTYFKEKPDTKLVDFLKMDATTIFNQSGYKPKLK
- a CDS encoding L-threonylcarbamoyladenylate synthase produces the protein MENIINILKSGGTILYPTDTIWGIGCDATNIEAINKIFDIKKREKNKSMIILVETEKRLQDLVDVPEMAWEIMDLSEKPVTLVYENPKGLPKELLAEDGSIGIRLVKNDFCKKLITKLNRPLVSTSANFSGDKSPLKFSDISKEIIDLVDYAVEEDREKVSKYSGSSVIKIWSDNRIKVLRE